The nucleotide window CAAGAGATCCGTGAAGGCATCAAAGCCTACGGCAATTGGCCGACGATCCCTCAGCTCTACGTCGACAAACAACTCGTCGGCGGATCGGACATCATGATGGAGATGTACCAATCGGGCGAGCTGCAAGGCCTCCTGAAGAAATGAAGGCCGCGGTAACATGAAGGTGAACTTGGCCCGCTGGGACCGGGCACTTCGTTACGGATTCGGTTTCCTGCTCACCCTGTGGGCCGCCGCGGGCGGTCCGTGGTGGGCGTGGATCGGATTTTACCTGATCGCCTCGGCCAGCTGGGGTCTTTGTCCGATCTACGTCATGATGAATGTCCGCACCGCGCCCTCGGATCGGCGCCGTTCCAACGAAGACCTCGAAGATCTCTCCACCGGAAGGAACTAAACCTTGAGTTCACTCGCCGACTTCCTGCGCCCGGAACAAATCAAAACCGACCGCGAAAGCCTGATGTATTACGGCCGCGATTGGACGACCTACTACGATATCAAAGCGCAAGCGATCGTCTTTCCCGAAAAGCTCGACGACGTCGTGAACTTGGTGAAGTGGGCGCGCGCGACGAAAACCGCGCTCGTCCCCTCGGGGGGACGCACGGGACTCAGCGGCGCCGCCGTCGCGACCAATAACGAAGTCGTCGTGAGCTTCGAGCGGATGAATAAAATCCGCGACTTCAACGAGTTCGACCAGACCGTCGTCGTCGAACCCGGCGTCGTCACCGAGCAGCTGCAGAACTTCGCGACCGAAAAAGGGTATCTGTATCCCGTCGATTTCGCGGCGCGCGGCTCTTCGCAAATTGGCGGCAATATCGCGACCAACGCGGGCGGCATTAAGGTCGTTCGCTATGGCATGACCCGCGAATGGGTCCTGGGACTGAAGGTCGTGACCGGTGCGGGCGAGGTTCTCGATCTCAACAAAGGCCTCATCAAAAACGCGACCGGCTTCGACCTGCGCCAGCTTTTCGTCGGCAGCGAGGGCGTCTTGGGTTTCGTCGTCGAAGCGACCATGAAGCTCACCCCCACGCCTCCCCGCGCGCAAGTGCTGCTGCTGGGACTCTCGGGTCTGGAAACATTGATGCCGGTCTTCGGCCTTCTGAAAAAGGGCCTTAGCCTGACCGCGTTCGAGATGTTCTCGCGCCAGGCGCTCGACATCGTGATGGAGCATCACGTCCTGCCCGATCCGTTGGGCGAAAACTGCCCTTACTACGTGGTCGCCGAATTCGAAAGCCCCGGCGAAGACTCCGAGGCGCGCGCGCTGGAGCTTTTCGAAAAAGGCGTCGAAGAGGGCTGGATCAAGGACGGCGCGCTTTCGCAATCCAACGAACAGGCGAAAACCTTCTGGAAGTACCGCGAGGACATCAGCGAATCGCTCGCGAAGTTCTCGCCCTACAAAAACGACATCTCGGTGAAGACGTCGGAAGTGCCGTCCTGCCTGACGCAGCTCGATCTGCTTTTGAAACAAGCCTACCCCACCTGGCGCGTGATCTGGTTCGGCCACTTGGGCGACGGCAATTTGCACATCAACATCCTGCGCCCCGATGGACTTTCGAAAGAAGAGTTCGTGAAGGAGTGCCAGAAGGTCGACGTGCTCGTGTTCGAAACCGTGCGCAAACACGAGGGCGCCATCTCGGCGGAGCACGGGGTCGGACTTTCCAAGAAACCCTTCCTCAACTTTACCCGTTCCGAGGCCGAAATCGCGCTGATGCGCCAGATCAAATCGGTCTTTGATCCGGATGGCATCATGAATCCCGGCAAAGTCTTTGATTTGAAATAGCCTCTGGGCGGACAATCGGGGCGACAGATTCAAGGAGGATCGCATGTCGTTGATGACACTCGCTGCCGGCGCTTTGATCGGCTCCATCCTGACGGTGACTTTGCTCGCGACGGGTCTTCCCCTGCGGGCGATGGCGCAGACCAAAGACTACACCAAAGTTCCCGGCACCGAAGGCGTGCGGATTTTGAACGTCGATCCCGGTAGCGTTTTCGAAGCCATGAAAGTCGAAGAGGGCGACGTCCTTCTCGAGGTCGACGCCCAACGCGTGAAACGCATCCAAGAAATCGAAGAGATCTTCCGCGACATCACGCCGGGCCGCAAAGTGAAGTACAAGGTCGAGCACGAAGGCAAAGTCGAAGAGCGCGAGATGGAATACCAAGCGCCCAAAAAGAAAAAGTAGACCTGACGTTACTGACGGGCGCCGGAGCTTTGCGCCGGGGCCTGGCCCCCGCTCGAATTCACGGCGCCGTTCAACGGCGGATATTTCGCTTCCGAGAGGCTGCCGATGATGAGCTCTTGGGTGTCCTCATCCGGCCATTGCTTGCTCTTCGCCCGCTCGTTCAACCGCTTCGCCATTTCCGCCAGCGCGCGACAGGCCTTCGAGCCCGACGGCGCGACGATCTGCGCCTGATTGAAGGGCTTGTTCTGAGCGACGAGCTTATCGAGCCAATCTTTGTTCATGTTCGGATGCAGGTCCGCGAACATCGCGATGCCACCCGGCTGGGTCATCAGCCACTTCACGTCGTTGATGTTCATTTGCCGGCTTTTCACCGCACCCTGGGTGTAGCCGACCGAGACCTGGCAGTTGCCGCTCGCGTTGTCGAAGACCTTCACCTCGGCCGGAGTGACGGCGGACGAGGCCAGCGGCGAAAGACCGACGGCCAGACTCAGTAAGAAGTGGAAGCGCCAACGCACTTTCATCGAGACCTCAGTCTTTTTCGTAACGCACGATCGCGGGACGTTTTTCGGTGCAGGCGCTCGGTCCCCCTTGGGCGTACGCGAGGATCATCAGATCGGGTCGCGCGGGGGAGGAGTTGTCGATGTCGTTTCCGTAGCGGAACTCGATCAAATCGGAGACTTCTCCGGTGATTTTACCCGCGTCCAAAGTCACGCGGTAGGACTCGCCGCCGTTGTTGTCATGATGATAGCTCCGCCCGCCGCATGTGACCGAAGTCCCATTGTCGATGTGGCGAAGCCCGGTCAAGGCCTCCATGCTGAAGCCGCTGCCGTAGGTCAGGTCGTCCCCTTGCAGAATCACGCCGCCTTTGAACCCGAGATAGGCGTTCATCGTGTTTTTCGAGCTCATCGGAACGCCCGGGTTGTTGTGCCAAATCAAATCGTATTTTTCGATGTCCGGAAGGGCCATGCCGCCGGCGGGCTCGTCGACGACCGTGACATCGTAACGCTTCAACAGAACGTCGCGCACGTAGCGCGTATCTTCGGGATCTTCCGTCGCGGCGCCACGATCGACGACCAGCAGGATTTTGGGATTCAGCACCGGCGAGCTGTACCGCACGACCGTCTCGGCCACCAGCTGCGCGGACGCTCCGTCGACCACGAGCTGATCGTCGGATTCATCGCCCATCGCGATCAGGATCGTGGTCACCGCGGGCTTGAAGGTCAGCGGGGTCAGCTCACACGACACCCCTTCGCAAACCCCGAGCGAGCCAAGTTTCGCTTCGGCGAACTCCATCTGCGGGCTGGCGCAGTTTTGAAAGGCCAGAACGAGGGGCAGTACGAGCATTCCCCAAACGAGACGTGAAGTCCGGTGCATATATGAAGTCCCCCGGTTCGACTTAGAGCAACCCCGAGGCCACGCCATTTTCACGACCTGAAGGATTCAGCGCGCGAGGCGCGTGAAAACGCCTCGGTCCGATATGTCGAACCGCCAGCGCAATCTTCGTAAGTTCGACGCCTCGGTTTGAACGCCTTGAATCGGGTCAACCGCGGCGGCGGCGGCCGGAAACGCAAAAGCCCGGCACGGGGGCCGGGCTTTCGACGGAATCGTCAGGGATTCGGAAGCGATTACTTCGTGATGTATTCGCCGATGAACTGCGCGTAACCTTTCGCGAGCTCGGTCACGAATTCCATCATCTGCTGCTCGTTCTGTTCGATGCGCGTCAGGATCTCGGTGCCCATCTTTTTGAACTCTTGGTAAGTTTCGTCGTCGATCGAACCCACGCCGGTCAGCGCCGCTTTCGCGTTCTGCTCGGTCAGGGTGACTTGGAACTTCACCGAGATATCGGTGCCGAAGCTGAACGAAGCGTCCAAGGCCAGGACGATCTTGTTCACGTCGCCGCTGATTTTCAGCTTCGACAGATTTTTCAGATCGCTTTCCGCCGACTGGATGTTCGACTCGAGCGGCCATTTTTTCTCTTCGTCTTTTTCCGCTTTCAAGAGCTCTTGTTGCTCTTTCACGTAAGTGGGAACCCAAGTGACGTAGTCCGCGTAAGCCGTCGTGATCGCCGCTTGCAGTTCGGGGATGGTGTTCACCGCGTTCACGTTGCTGATGAACTCGCAAACTTTCACGTCGCGAATTTCGCGGTAGTTTTCGGGCTTCGGATTCACGTTCG belongs to Pseudobdellovibrionaceae bacterium and includes:
- a CDS encoding DUF2892 domain-containing protein, with the protein product MKVNLARWDRALRYGFGFLLTLWAAAGGPWWAWIGFYLIASASWGLCPIYVMMNVRTAPSDRRRSNEDLEDLSTGRN
- a CDS encoding FAD-binding oxidoreductase, translating into MYYGRDWTTYYDIKAQAIVFPEKLDDVVNLVKWARATKTALVPSGGRTGLSGAAVATNNEVVVSFERMNKIRDFNEFDQTVVVEPGVVTEQLQNFATEKGYLYPVDFAARGSSQIGGNIATNAGGIKVVRYGMTREWVLGLKVVTGAGEVLDLNKGLIKNATGFDLRQLFVGSEGVLGFVVEATMKLTPTPPRAQVLLLGLSGLETLMPVFGLLKKGLSLTAFEMFSRQALDIVMEHHVLPDPLGENCPYYVVAEFESPGEDSEARALELFEKGVEEGWIKDGALSQSNEQAKTFWKYREDISESLAKFSPYKNDISVKTSEVPSCLTQLDLLLKQAYPTWRVIWFGHLGDGNLHINILRPDGLSKEEFVKECQKVDVLVFETVRKHEGAISAEHGVGLSKKPFLNFTRSEAEIALMRQIKSVFDPDGIMNPGKVFDLK
- a CDS encoding PDZ domain-containing protein, producing the protein MSLMTLAAGALIGSILTVTLLATGLPLRAMAQTKDYTKVPGTEGVRILNVDPGSVFEAMKVEEGDVLLEVDAQRVKRIQEIEEIFRDITPGRKVKYKVEHEGKVEEREMEYQAPKKKK